A genomic region of Arvicola amphibius chromosome X, mArvAmp1.2, whole genome shotgun sequence contains the following coding sequences:
- the Stard8 gene encoding stAR-related lipid transfer protein 8 isoform X2 → MTLNNCASMKLEVHFQCKQDEDSEEEEQCTISSHWAFEQESKCGSPMGSSALLAPPSPSLLGTSSCESVLTELSAASLPAISVSLSPESADLALLDRVAIPSNQPFLSPTQGQEAAQDKVKKHYSRSFLKHLESLRRKEKGDNRQTEPEQRLATSEKATKASSFRSCRGFLSAGFYRAKNRATTSARGREGETQKAWEAWPIATFRHPQPVRRHDCLVHVPGDHKPGTFPRSLSIESLCPDDGHHLADWKPGRCWGYEGRRGSCGSTGSHASTYDNLPELYPAEPFQAEAEAGDEEGEGSYAHLDDILEHVWGLQQRVELWSQTMYPDLRPGDKEEEEEEEEEAASSIEIATAEVEGQDEDLAQAESQVLREFPPQAKEEVPLIILAQAPAVVEPLVQAEATAPAQAQDHEQEANLAAEPASASSLSVEEGHSISDTAVSSSELDSSGNSMNEVEAAEAQAGLQASVPRERRDSGVGASLTRPCRKLRWHSFQNSHRPSLNSESLEINRQFAGQINLLHKGSLLRLTGFMEKYTVPHKQAWVWSVPKFMKRNKTPDYRGHHVFGVPPLIHVQRTGQPLPQSIQQAMRYLRSQCLDQVGIFRKSGVKSRIQSLRQMNETSPDNVCYEGQSAYDVADLLKQYFRDLPEPIFTSKLTTTFLQIYQLLPKEQWLAAAQAATLLLPDENREVLQTLLYFLSDIASAEENQMTAGNLAVCLAPSIFHLNVSKKDSPSPRIKSKRSLVGRPGPRDLSENMAATQGLSHMISDCKKLFQVPQDMVVQLCGSYSAAELSPPGPALAELRQAQAAGVSLSLYMEESVQELLRDAAERFKGWTNVPGPQHTELACRKAPDGHPLRMWKASTEVAAPPAVVLHRVLRERALWDEDLLRAQVLEALMPGVELYHYVTDSMAPHPCRDFVVLRMWRSDLPRGGCLLVSQSLDPEQPVPESGVRALMLTSQYLMEPCGLGRSRLTHICRADLRGRSPDWYNKVFGHLCAMEVAKIRDSFPTLQAAGPETKL, encoded by the exons GATGAAGACTCTGAAGAGGAAGAACAATGCACCATCAGCAGCCACTGGGCCTTTGAGCAGGAAAGCAAGTGTGGGTCTCCCATGGGCTCTTCTGCCCTGCTGGCCCCACCAAGCCCTAGCCTTCTGGGGACCTCGAGCTGTGAAAGTGTCCTCACTGAGCTTAGTGCTGCCTCCCTGCCAGCCATCTCTGTGAGCCTCTCACCAGAGTCAGCAGACCTGGCCTTGCTAGATCGTGTCGCCATCCCAAGTAACCAGCCCTTCCTTAGTCCCACCCAGGGCCAGGAGGCTGCTCAAGACAAAGTAAAGAAGCATTATTCTCGAAGCTTCCTCAAGCACCTTGAATCtctaaggaggaaggaaaagggtgaCAATCGGCAAACAGAGCCTGAGCAACGCCTGGCCACTTCAGAAAAGGCCACCAAGGCTTCTTCTTTCCGCAGTTGCCGTGGCTTTCTCTCAGCTGGATTTTACAGGGCCAAGAACAGGGCCACTACTTCAGCCCGGGGCAGAGAAGGTGAGACGCAGAAGGCCTGGGAGGCTTGGCCCATAGCCACATTCCGGCATCCTCAGCCTGTTCGCCGGCATGACTGCCTGGTGCATGTGCCCGGAGACCATAAACCAGGCACATTCCCTCGTTCTCTGTCCATTGAAAGTCTTTGTCCAGATGATGGCCATCACCTGGCAGATTGGAAGCCAGGTAGGTGCTGGGGCTATGAAGGGCGCCGGGGCTCCTGTGGTTCCACAGGCAGCCATGCCAGCACTTACGACAACTTGCCTGAGCTGTACCCAGCTGAGCCTTTCCAGGccgaggctgaggctggagatgAGGAGGGCGAAGGCAGTTATGCCCATCTAGATGACATCCTGGAGCACGTGTGGGGGCTGCAGCAACGGGTAGAGCTCTGGTCTCAGACCATGTACCCGGACCTGAGGCCTGGAgataaggaagaggaagaggaggaagaggaagaagctgcTTCATCCATTGAAATTGCCACAGCTGAGGTGGAAGGCCAGGATGAAGATCTAGCCCAGGCAGAGTCTCAAGTCCTCAGAGAGTTTCCACCCCAAGCTAAGGAGGAAGTCCCACTGATAATACTGGCTCAGGCCCCTGCTGTGGTAGAGCCATTGGTACAGGCCGAGGCTACGGCTCCAGCCCAGGCCCAGGACCATGAGCAAGAAGCAAACTTGGCTGCtgagcctgcttctgcctccagcctgTCTGTGGAAGAAGGACACTCCATTTCTGACACTGCTGTTTCCTCCAGCGAACTTGACAGCAGTGGCAACTCCATGAATGAGGTAGAAGCTGCAGAAGCCCAAGCAGGACTCCAAGCATCAGTGCCCCGTGAGCGACGTGATTCAGGTGTTGGGGCCTCACTTACCAGACCGTGCAG GAAACTCCGCTGGCACAGCTTCCAGAACTCCCACCGCCCCAGCCTCAACTCAGAGTCGCTGGAGATCAACCGGCAGTTTGCGGGCCAGATCAACCTGCTTCACAAGGGCTCGCTGCTGCGGCTCACTGGCTTCATGGAGAAGTACACTGTGCCCCACAAACAGGCCTGGGTCTG GTCAGTGCCCAAGTTTATGAAAAGGAATAAGACCCCAGACTACCGGGGGCACCATGTATTTGGAGTACCACCCCTCATTCATGTGCAGCGCACCGGCCAGCCTCTGCCCCAAAGCATCCAGCAAGCCATGCGCTACCTACGGAGCCAGTGCCTAGATCAG GTGGGCATCTTCCGCAAGTCTGGGGTCAAGTCCAGGATCCAGAGCCTGCGCCAAATGAATGAGACCTCCCCTGACAACGTCTGTTATGAGGGCCAGTCGGCCTATGATGTGGCTGACCTACTGAAGCAGTATTTCCGGGATCTGCCTGAGCCCATTTTCACCAGCAAGCTCACCACCACTTTCCTGCAGATCTATCAGC TCCTTCCCAAAGAACAGTGGTTGGCAGCAGCACAAGCTGCCACCTTGCTGCTCCCCGATGAAAACCGAGAAGTGCTACAGACCCTGCTCTACTTCCTAAGTGACATCGCCTCTGCCGAGGAAAACCAGATGACAGCTGGCAACCTAGCAGTGTGCCTGGCACCCTCCATCTTCCACCTCAATGTCTCCAAGAAGGACAGCCCTTCTCCCAG GATCAAAAGCAAACGCAGCCTGGTTGGTCGGCCAGGCCCCAGGGACTTGAGTGAGAACATGGCTGCCACCCAGGGCCTGTCACACATGATCAGTGACTGCAAGAAACTTTTCCAG GTGCCCCAGGATATGGTGGTGCAACTGTGTGGTTCATATAGTGCAGCTGAACTCAGCCCCCCCGGACCAGCTCTGGCTGAGCTCAGGCAGGCACAGGCTGCTGGGGTGAGTCTCAGCCTCTACATGGAAGAGAGTGTGCAGGAGCTGCTTCGGGATGCTGCAGAACGCTTCAAGGGTTGGACCAATGTGCCAGGGCCCCAGCACACAGAGCTGGCTTGTAGGAAG GCACCAGACGGGCACCCCCTGAGGATGTGGAAGGCATCCACAGAAGTGGCTGCCCCTCCAGCTGTGGTTCTGCATCGTGTGCTGAGGGAGCGGGCCCTGTGGGATGAGGACCTACTGCGGGCCCAGGTGCTGGAAGCCCTGATGCCAGGGGTGGAGCTGTACCACTATGTCACTGACAGCATGGCACCCCATCCTTGCCGTGACTTTGTGGTGCTCAG GATGTGGCGCTCAGACCTGCCTCGTGGTGGATGCCTCCTTGTCTCCCAGTCCCTGGATCCTGAGCAACCCGTGCCAGAGTCTGGAGTGCGGGCCCTCATGCTTACTTCCCAGTACCTCATGGAGCCCTGTGGCCTTGGCCGCTCTCGCCTCACTCATATCTGTCGTGCTGACCTCAG gggCCGTTCTCCTGACTGGTACAACAAAGTCTTTGGGCACTTGTGTGCCATGGAAGTGGCAAAGATCCGGGACTCTTTCCCCACACTTCAGGCAGCTGGCCCTGAAACCAAGTTGTGA
- the Stard8 gene encoding stAR-related lipid transfer protein 8 isoform X1 — MPLLDVFWACFRKVKCFPLLPVRKNVEVEAKKACEWLRATGFPQYAQLFEEGVFPLDIGSVKKDYSFLDQDSLGALCRRLMTLNNCASMKLEVHFQCKQDEDSEEEEQCTISSHWAFEQESKCGSPMGSSALLAPPSPSLLGTSSCESVLTELSAASLPAISVSLSPESADLALLDRVAIPSNQPFLSPTQGQEAAQDKVKKHYSRSFLKHLESLRRKEKGDNRQTEPEQRLATSEKATKASSFRSCRGFLSAGFYRAKNRATTSARGREGETQKAWEAWPIATFRHPQPVRRHDCLVHVPGDHKPGTFPRSLSIESLCPDDGHHLADWKPGRCWGYEGRRGSCGSTGSHASTYDNLPELYPAEPFQAEAEAGDEEGEGSYAHLDDILEHVWGLQQRVELWSQTMYPDLRPGDKEEEEEEEEEAASSIEIATAEVEGQDEDLAQAESQVLREFPPQAKEEVPLIILAQAPAVVEPLVQAEATAPAQAQDHEQEANLAAEPASASSLSVEEGHSISDTAVSSSELDSSGNSMNEVEAAEAQAGLQASVPRERRDSGVGASLTRPCRKLRWHSFQNSHRPSLNSESLEINRQFAGQINLLHKGSLLRLTGFMEKYTVPHKQAWVWSVPKFMKRNKTPDYRGHHVFGVPPLIHVQRTGQPLPQSIQQAMRYLRSQCLDQVGIFRKSGVKSRIQSLRQMNETSPDNVCYEGQSAYDVADLLKQYFRDLPEPIFTSKLTTTFLQIYQLLPKEQWLAAAQAATLLLPDENREVLQTLLYFLSDIASAEENQMTAGNLAVCLAPSIFHLNVSKKDSPSPRIKSKRSLVGRPGPRDLSENMAATQGLSHMISDCKKLFQVPQDMVVQLCGSYSAAELSPPGPALAELRQAQAAGVSLSLYMEESVQELLRDAAERFKGWTNVPGPQHTELACRKAPDGHPLRMWKASTEVAAPPAVVLHRVLRERALWDEDLLRAQVLEALMPGVELYHYVTDSMAPHPCRDFVVLRMWRSDLPRGGCLLVSQSLDPEQPVPESGVRALMLTSQYLMEPCGLGRSRLTHICRADLRGRSPDWYNKVFGHLCAMEVAKIRDSFPTLQAAGPETKL, encoded by the exons GATGAAGACTCTGAAGAGGAAGAACAATGCACCATCAGCAGCCACTGGGCCTTTGAGCAGGAAAGCAAGTGTGGGTCTCCCATGGGCTCTTCTGCCCTGCTGGCCCCACCAAGCCCTAGCCTTCTGGGGACCTCGAGCTGTGAAAGTGTCCTCACTGAGCTTAGTGCTGCCTCCCTGCCAGCCATCTCTGTGAGCCTCTCACCAGAGTCAGCAGACCTGGCCTTGCTAGATCGTGTCGCCATCCCAAGTAACCAGCCCTTCCTTAGTCCCACCCAGGGCCAGGAGGCTGCTCAAGACAAAGTAAAGAAGCATTATTCTCGAAGCTTCCTCAAGCACCTTGAATCtctaaggaggaaggaaaagggtgaCAATCGGCAAACAGAGCCTGAGCAACGCCTGGCCACTTCAGAAAAGGCCACCAAGGCTTCTTCTTTCCGCAGTTGCCGTGGCTTTCTCTCAGCTGGATTTTACAGGGCCAAGAACAGGGCCACTACTTCAGCCCGGGGCAGAGAAGGTGAGACGCAGAAGGCCTGGGAGGCTTGGCCCATAGCCACATTCCGGCATCCTCAGCCTGTTCGCCGGCATGACTGCCTGGTGCATGTGCCCGGAGACCATAAACCAGGCACATTCCCTCGTTCTCTGTCCATTGAAAGTCTTTGTCCAGATGATGGCCATCACCTGGCAGATTGGAAGCCAGGTAGGTGCTGGGGCTATGAAGGGCGCCGGGGCTCCTGTGGTTCCACAGGCAGCCATGCCAGCACTTACGACAACTTGCCTGAGCTGTACCCAGCTGAGCCTTTCCAGGccgaggctgaggctggagatgAGGAGGGCGAAGGCAGTTATGCCCATCTAGATGACATCCTGGAGCACGTGTGGGGGCTGCAGCAACGGGTAGAGCTCTGGTCTCAGACCATGTACCCGGACCTGAGGCCTGGAgataaggaagaggaagaggaggaagaggaagaagctgcTTCATCCATTGAAATTGCCACAGCTGAGGTGGAAGGCCAGGATGAAGATCTAGCCCAGGCAGAGTCTCAAGTCCTCAGAGAGTTTCCACCCCAAGCTAAGGAGGAAGTCCCACTGATAATACTGGCTCAGGCCCCTGCTGTGGTAGAGCCATTGGTACAGGCCGAGGCTACGGCTCCAGCCCAGGCCCAGGACCATGAGCAAGAAGCAAACTTGGCTGCtgagcctgcttctgcctccagcctgTCTGTGGAAGAAGGACACTCCATTTCTGACACTGCTGTTTCCTCCAGCGAACTTGACAGCAGTGGCAACTCCATGAATGAGGTAGAAGCTGCAGAAGCCCAAGCAGGACTCCAAGCATCAGTGCCCCGTGAGCGACGTGATTCAGGTGTTGGGGCCTCACTTACCAGACCGTGCAG GAAACTCCGCTGGCACAGCTTCCAGAACTCCCACCGCCCCAGCCTCAACTCAGAGTCGCTGGAGATCAACCGGCAGTTTGCGGGCCAGATCAACCTGCTTCACAAGGGCTCGCTGCTGCGGCTCACTGGCTTCATGGAGAAGTACACTGTGCCCCACAAACAGGCCTGGGTCTG GTCAGTGCCCAAGTTTATGAAAAGGAATAAGACCCCAGACTACCGGGGGCACCATGTATTTGGAGTACCACCCCTCATTCATGTGCAGCGCACCGGCCAGCCTCTGCCCCAAAGCATCCAGCAAGCCATGCGCTACCTACGGAGCCAGTGCCTAGATCAG GTGGGCATCTTCCGCAAGTCTGGGGTCAAGTCCAGGATCCAGAGCCTGCGCCAAATGAATGAGACCTCCCCTGACAACGTCTGTTATGAGGGCCAGTCGGCCTATGATGTGGCTGACCTACTGAAGCAGTATTTCCGGGATCTGCCTGAGCCCATTTTCACCAGCAAGCTCACCACCACTTTCCTGCAGATCTATCAGC TCCTTCCCAAAGAACAGTGGTTGGCAGCAGCACAAGCTGCCACCTTGCTGCTCCCCGATGAAAACCGAGAAGTGCTACAGACCCTGCTCTACTTCCTAAGTGACATCGCCTCTGCCGAGGAAAACCAGATGACAGCTGGCAACCTAGCAGTGTGCCTGGCACCCTCCATCTTCCACCTCAATGTCTCCAAGAAGGACAGCCCTTCTCCCAG GATCAAAAGCAAACGCAGCCTGGTTGGTCGGCCAGGCCCCAGGGACTTGAGTGAGAACATGGCTGCCACCCAGGGCCTGTCACACATGATCAGTGACTGCAAGAAACTTTTCCAG GTGCCCCAGGATATGGTGGTGCAACTGTGTGGTTCATATAGTGCAGCTGAACTCAGCCCCCCCGGACCAGCTCTGGCTGAGCTCAGGCAGGCACAGGCTGCTGGGGTGAGTCTCAGCCTCTACATGGAAGAGAGTGTGCAGGAGCTGCTTCGGGATGCTGCAGAACGCTTCAAGGGTTGGACCAATGTGCCAGGGCCCCAGCACACAGAGCTGGCTTGTAGGAAG GCACCAGACGGGCACCCCCTGAGGATGTGGAAGGCATCCACAGAAGTGGCTGCCCCTCCAGCTGTGGTTCTGCATCGTGTGCTGAGGGAGCGGGCCCTGTGGGATGAGGACCTACTGCGGGCCCAGGTGCTGGAAGCCCTGATGCCAGGGGTGGAGCTGTACCACTATGTCACTGACAGCATGGCACCCCATCCTTGCCGTGACTTTGTGGTGCTCAG GATGTGGCGCTCAGACCTGCCTCGTGGTGGATGCCTCCTTGTCTCCCAGTCCCTGGATCCTGAGCAACCCGTGCCAGAGTCTGGAGTGCGGGCCCTCATGCTTACTTCCCAGTACCTCATGGAGCCCTGTGGCCTTGGCCGCTCTCGCCTCACTCATATCTGTCGTGCTGACCTCAG gggCCGTTCTCCTGACTGGTACAACAAAGTCTTTGGGCACTTGTGTGCCATGGAAGTGGCAAAGATCCGGGACTCTTTCCCCACACTTCAGGCAGCTGGCCCTGAAACCAAGTTGTGA